In Runella sp. SP2, the genomic window TTTTACTGTTGACGCGGTCAACAATGGCTACTGTTCCGCCAAAAGTTCCGACTGAAGTACCAGGCCAGCCCGAAAACTGTAACGCAGGCCATCCGTCAAATTCTAACCGTACGTGGCGGCCAGGTTGGATAAGCGATAAATCCATTGCTTTTATGTATAATTCGACTGCCAAGTCGGGTTTATCGGGTTGTAATGTTACAATGGATTCTCCCTCTTTGATTGTTTCACCAATCCCTGCTTTCAGGGTTTTGACGATATACCCATCTTGGGGAGCATGAACGACGTATTGTTCACGACGGATGCGGATATTTTCGTATTTGTTTTTAAGTTTTGATAATTCAGATTCTCCATCGGCGAGGCTTGACAAAGCTGAACTACGGTCTGAGAAAGATTTGGCAATATCTTTCTGATACTCAGCTTGGACAGAACTAAGCTCAATTCGGGCATTGATGAGTTCATTGCGTGAAATAGCTAACTTCTGGCTTTGAGATACAACTTTTGCTTGGTCTTCTTGAAATTTTACACGGCGACTCTCCAGGTCCACCAACGAAATCGTTCCGTCTTTGTACATGGCTTCGCCGCGTTCAAGGCGTTCTTTGGTTATATCAAAACCGCGAGTTATTGCGACAAGGTCAGCACTATCACTTCTTACTTTGAGTCCAGATTGGAGAAGTTTATTTCGAGTTTTTTCTAAGCTCAATTGAAGCCCTTGTCGTAATGCAGAAATCTGATTGTCTGTGGCTTGAATTTTGGCATTATAAGCATTGATGGCCTCTTGTTTGGCTTGGATTTGCTCCTGTGTTCTGACGAGCACTTGGGGGTCAAAATAATCGTCTTTGATTTCGGAAATAGTTAAGAGTGTATCGCCTTTTTTAACGTAATCGCCTTCCCGAACGTGCCAATGTTGAATTTGTCCAGCTACGGCGTTTTGAATGTTTTGTGGTCGGTCTTTGGGCGTAAGTGCGGTGACGTAGCCTTTTCCGTTGATGTTTTGTTGCCATGGCAAAAACATCACCAGAACTAAAACAATGACAATACCCAAAATCCAGCGATACACAATTCGGGCAGTTTTGGGCGAATGGAGCGTATGAAGTGAGTTGACTTCGTTTTCGATGGCGGGTACATTGACCCGCTGTTTTGATATATTGAGCATGGTCTTAGTTTTCGAGCGTTGCAACGTGCTTTAATACAGTTTTATAGGGGCCTTCGGCAAGTATTTGGCCTTCTTCCAAGACCACAACACGGTCACAGGCACCCATGAATGCAGGGTCATTGGAAAGCACTACGAGCGTCCACTCATGAGAAGGGTCAGTCAAAAACTCAATGATTCGGATGCGTTCGCTGCGTTCTATTTGCCGAAGGGCATCGGTATATAAGAGCAATTTAGGCTGAGTGAGCAAACAACGTGCAAGGGCTATTTTGGTGACAAAACTCAGCGAGAAATGGCGCCCTCCCGAAATAATGGAGGTAGCAAGGCCATCGGGTAATTGGGCAATTTCTTCAGTAAGGTGTAATTTGTCTAAGGCATCTTTGACGCGTTCCAACGTAATTCCTGCCCGCCCCATGGTCAGATTTTCGAGAATAGTGCCGTCGAAAATTTCTTGGTTGGGAAAGTTCATACTCAGGTAGTTCCTAAGGGTGGTGATGTCTAAGTCGTGCATAGAAATCCCGTTGTAAATAAGGCTACCTTCATACTCAGTGAGTACCCCCGAAAGCAATTTTAGAAGGGTATGTTTTCCTGAACCGTTTTGCCCCGTCAAACAAACCCGCTCACCAGGTTGAACGTCCATCGAAATTCCTTTGATGGCAGGATGAGAAGCATCGGGATAAGTATAGCTTAAATTACGCGTTTTAAGCTCAAGTCCTTTGGGGAACTGAGTGGCTGAAAAACGAAAACCGCCTTCTTTTTCTAACGTTAAGTCCGAAACGTACCCCAATTTATCGACGGCAGTAAGAAGGTCAAAAACCACATCAATACTTAGAAGTAATTTTTCAACGGCCGCCGTCAACAAGACAATCACGATTTCGGAGGCTACGAACTGCCCCAGCGAAATTTGGCGGTTGACAAGCAGGTAGGTGCCCAAAATCAATAACCCACCGATGACAAGAACTTTAAATGCCAACGAATAGTAATAAAACCCTTTTAAGATTTTGAAGTGTTTGTTACGGTAGGTGAGGTAATTGGTCACGAGTCCGTCCATGCGTTGAATGGGGAGGTGGGTCGAACCTGCCGTTTTAAACGAAAATAAGGTACTGGCCATTCCTTCAAGCCAAGCTACTACCCGATATTTATATTTTGATTCTTTAATGCTCGTTTCCATTCCCTTACGGCCATTGATGCGAATGATGGCCAAGAAAATAAGAATGACAAACAAACTAAATGCAATAAAGAAAGGGTGGTAAAACGAAAGCAAAAGCAACCCAAAAATGATTTGTAATAAAGCAGCAGTGAGCTCAATCAAAAACTTTGGAAGCGATTTTTGGATGGTCAGGACGTCAAAGAAACGGTTCATAAGCTCCGTAGGATTGTCCTGGCGAAGGGCTTCGTATTTCAACCGCGGCACACGATAGGTGAACTCAAAAGCAGCTTTGGCAAAAATTCGCATTTGGAGGGTTTCGACCAAAGCTACTTGGATGATTTGCATAATACCACTTCCGATAAGCCCTAAAACGACCAAGCCCATCAGTACATAAACGGAGCTAAACACCGAACCACTCGAAACCAAGCTAAAAATGGCTTGTACGCCTAATGGCAACACAAGGCTGATAAGCCCCACGACGACGGCATAAAAATAGATGTAACCAATGTCCTTGCGTTCGTTGCGCAGCAGACGCATTAATCGCTGAACGGGACTGAGAATTTCGTTTTCGGTTTGACTTAGGGTGCTGTCGTCGCTCACCAAAGGTTGCATCGGAAATGCCGTAATGTACAGCACTTGTCCGTTTTTGGTACTATCCGATTGGTTTTCAAATACCAAAGGCGATAAGACTTCAGAGGAGCTGTGATGAGGACGATTTTCGATGATGGGGCTCCACTGAACGTTAGCACCTTGGAAGTCTTTACCGACGATGACAGGGGTGAGTCCGAGATTGTGCTTTTCAAAATAAAGTACGGGATGGGTAGCCGATTCAATAAATGGAACAAATTGATTCTTTGGTAAGCAATTAACGACCAACGTAAGGTTGTTGTGCCGCGCGCTTCGGTGAAGATCTTCAATAAACCGATGGATGTCGGTTCCTGAATATGAAGACGTTTGCTCGACTTGATCGTAAGTCGTTCGGTGGGTTACAACGGGTTGCCCAGTCGAAATGGCAAGTTGTTCTACAATTTGCCTTATATACTGCGAATTCATGCGGTTTCTTGGATGGGTTGATAGTTGAAAAAGCAATAGACCGTTATATTTGTTCCAATATTAATTAATTCTAACTCAATTCTAATATAGGTCTATTTTGGCAAACAAAGACGAAAATAGGACAATGAGGCATGTACATTTTGCTTTTCGTATGACCATTTTGTTAAGAAATTGTTCTTTACTAAACTGGACTTTGGTAGGCATGGTTTTGACTTTTGGGATAAATTCTTGTACCTCTCCCTGCGACGATTGCGGAACTACGTTGAAAGGTAGTGAATTTTTCCCAATGGAGGTAGGGCGATTTGTGGAATATGACGTAAACGAAGTAGAAGTAGCCCTTGGGCGCCCAGCAGTGGTTCGGGCGTTTCAATGGAAAGAACAAGTGGCAGAAAGTTATCTTGACCCTGCGGGAGAGAAAGTGTATCGCATTGCTCGTTTTCGTCGAACACTGGAAGGCCAGTCGTGGACGCCAGATTCTACGTTTACGGTACGGTTAAAAATTGATTATGCAGTCCGCAACGAAAGTGGTCGAGAGTACGTAAAAATGGTATTTCCTCCTTCCGAAAAACGTTCGTGGAATGGGAATATTTACAACAATTTGGGGGAAGATGAGTATGTACTAAAAGACGTAAATAAAGCGTTGAAAATAGCAGGAACTGCCTTTGACCGAACGGTAACCGTGGTTCAGCAAAACGACTCGACGCTGGTGAATCAAGATAAACGGATAGAAACATACGCAGTAGGAGTGGGGTTGATTTATCGGGAACGAATTAATGTGCAATTTTGCTCATCCACGCCTTCCTGCATTGGCAAGGCACAAATAGATTTTGGAACACGGCAGTTCGTTCGTTTTAAACGTGCAGGCGTAGAGTAGGTGGGAGGGTTGCTGATGTGGTGAGGGTTGCTGATGTGTGGTGAGGGTTGCTCACAACCCGACGAGAGAGTGTTGAATTTGGATTTCTAAGTGGTATTTACTAGAAAAAATAAATATATAAAAAACATATACAAATGATTGACAATCAGAAGGGTAAATGGATTTTTGTGGCCGTGTTTACTTGGCTTTTTATGTGGGGTGGGATGGGGCAGGCGCAGACCGCCAAGTACTTGGTTTTATTAAAAGACAAAACAGGTACGCCCTTTACGACTGACAAGCCCACGGCCTATCTGAGTCAGCGCTCGGTAGATCGTCGTTCGCGGCAAGGGATTGCGTTGACGTCGAGAGATTTGCCTGTCAATCCTAGTTATGTATCTCAAATTCGCCAAACGGGTGCCAAGGTTTGGTACACTTCCCGTTGGTTGAATGCTGTATTGGTTGAAGCAACCTCAGCCCAACTGACGGCAATTCGAGCGTTGTCGTCGGTGAAAGAGATTGAGTTTAACCGTGCCCTTCGTACGGCTCGTTTGTCGGCCGAAAAACAAACCAATGCCACGCAGCAAAAATTTGGAATGGATGCTTTCAACTACGGAGCTTCGCTTAGCCAAATCCAAATGTTGGGTGTCGATGCCATGCACGACCAAGGCTACAATGGCAAAGGAATGCTGGTGGCGATTTTGGATGCAGGTTTTTTAAACTCCAATACCAACCCTGCTTTGAGTGCGTTGTTTACCGAAAAACGCGTAGTTACTACCTACGATTTTGTCAAAAATGAAACTAGCGTTTACGAAGACCATTCGCACGGAAACAACGTGTTTAGCATCATGGCAAGCTTTAAAGAAAATAGTTTGATTGGCCCAGCTTACGGAGCTTCTTATGCGTTGCTAAGAACCGAAGATGACAATAGTGAATCACGTTTGGAGGAAGCCAATTGGCTGATTGCTGCCGAATATGCCGACAGTTTGGGCGTCGATGTCATCAACACTTCATTGGGGTATAATCAGTTTGATAACGAAGCCGATGACTATACCTATGCCGACATGAACGGTAAAACGACGCTCATTACACGGGCCGCCGATTGGGCAGCAGCAACAGGCATGATAGTGGTTGCCTCGGCGGGAAACGAAGGGGCGAGTGCGTGGAAATACATTTCAGCTCCTGCCGATGCTGACTCAGTATTGGCAGTGGGTGCGGTCGGCAGCACCAAAGCGTTGGCGTCTTTTAGTTCCATTGGCCCTTCAGCCGACGGGCGGGTTAAGCCTGATGTTTGTGCCCAAGGGGCTTTAACAGTACTTTCAAATCAAGCAGGTACGGTAACGGCGGGCAATGGAACGTCATATTCGGCTCCGTTGATTGCGGGCTTGGTGACGGCTTTTTGGCAATCGCAACCGCAACTCACGGCCATGCAAGTCATTGATTGTATTCGCCGAGCAGGAGATCGTTTTGCCAGCCCAACCCCTCAATTTGGCTACGGCATTCCCACTTTTGCGGCGGCAACGGAGGTAGCACGGGCCAAATATCTGCCCATGGGGGTGGGTGGAAATAAGCCAACGGAAGCCATTGTATTTCCAAATCCATTGGAGAATGCCAATGCGTTACAGATTCAATGGGGAGCAGAATTTACGGGGAAAAAAGTGGAAGTTGCACTAACAGACGTGGCGGGAAGAGTGTGGTTACAGCAGTCGGTCATGGCCAACGAACCATCAAGTAAACTAACCCTACCGATGGCAATGCCTCAAGGGACTTATGTATTAAAAATGAACGATAACGAACGCGTGCGGGTTTTGAAAGTAATCAAATAAGAAAAAAGTTTACATGAAACCACACATTAAAATCGACATTGTTTCGGACGTTGTTTGTCCGTGGTGCTACATCGGAAAGCGCCGTTTGGAAAAAGCCGTTGACCAACTCAAAGACGATTATACGTTTGAAATCAGCTATTTGCCTTTTCAGCTTTCGCCCGATACGCCCCTGGAAGGAGAAAATATGAAGGAACGGCTTTCGGCCAAATTTGGCGGAGAAGAGCGTTTTTATGAATTGACCAACCAAGTGTCGAACGTGGCGGCGGGAGAAGGACTAGAGTTTGATTTGTTGAACCAATCAATTTCACCCAACACGCACGGTTTGCACCGTTTGGTTTGGTTTGCCCAGCAAAAAGGCAAACAATTGGCGCTGGTAGAGGCATTTTTTAAAGCTTATTTTGAAGACCGTGTTAATCTTGCCAATGTCGAAAATGTAGTAGCAGTGGCGCAATCGGTAGGATTAGATGCGGAAGAGGTTCGTCAGTTTATTGCCTCTGATAAAGGAGCAGAAGAAGTGGACCAACTTCTTTATCAAAACCGTTTGATGGGCGTGAGCGGCGTGCCGTATTATATCATCAACGACAAATACGCGGTGTCGGGTGCGCAGCCAACGGACTTGTTTTTGCAGGCATTGCCAGATATTGCGGTAAAAGCCCCCATTCAAGCCCCGACGCAAGGAGAAGCGTGTGACCTCGAAACGGGTGTATGCTAATGCCGCCTTTTCGCATTATTTCGTTTGCGTTGTTGCTAGTTACGTTGGCCGTCAATATCTCGATGCCACTTTTTCGGGTATATGCGGCTGAAGCGGGTTTAAGCAACGGCCAAACGGCCTTGGTCTTGGCAGCGTACATCACAGGTATGCTGCCTTGTTACGTTTTTTTAGGAGGTATTTCCGACCGAATTGGACGTAAACCTGTGCTGATTGTCAGCGTTTTTTGTTCATTTTTAGCTACCCTCGTCATTACTCTTTTTCCCAATGTCACGGCTTTGGTTTTTGCTCGGATGTTACAAGGAATTGCCCTGGCGTTGAGTATGGGAACTGGTACCGCTTATTTAACAGAAGTGTTGTACCCTGACAAAAATGCCCCAACCAAAGCCGCTAATTTGGCTTCACTTTCTACGGCAATTGGTTTCAGCGGAGGTGCACTTGCCACAACTCTGTATTTACTTGTTGATTTTCAGCTTGTTCCGCCTACCTATTATTTGCTTTTGGGTACTACTTTTATTGGGCTTATCCTTCTTATTACGTTGCCCAACCCCAAACCGATTGGTGGAAATATCCTTCGACTCCCGTATTTTCCCAAAGGCTCTTTCCCCGTCAACATGGCTATTGCGATTTGCTGGGCGGCAACGGGCACGGTCATTGCCATTATCCCAACGCAACTGGCAAAATTTAACCTGACGCCTTACGCGGGTTTTTGCTTGGTATTAATCAATTGGACGGGCGCTTTCTTGCAACCTTTTATTCGCAAAAACGACCCTAAACAATCCGTTCGCATTGGTTATGTGCTGGTGCCATTGGGCTTTGGACTGGTGGTGTTGGGTAGTCATTTGGGGCAATTGTGGGTAATTTTGAGCGGGACAACACTCATTGGCTTGGCGGCTTACGGCTTTTCGTATGTGGGAGGGCTGGCATTGATTGCCAACTACGGCGGAGTTCAACGGGCAAGGGCCGTGTCAGGCTATATGTTTATGGGGTACATCGGCTTCGGAATTCCAGCCATTTTTCTTGGCTACTTGTCTGACCACGTTGGAATTGTCAATGCCTTATTAGTGTTTGAAGTGGTGATTAGTGCTTTGACGGTTTATTTACTTCGTATTTTTCGGTAAAAGATTATTTGAAAAAATAGTGGAAGAAATAGGGGGAAGGTGATTTTGAGTTGTCATCACTTCAAAGGTCTTAAAAACAACCTCTATACAGCTATGAAATTTTTAAGTATGCTTCTGGTAACAGGAGCGTTGGGTACTTTTTGTGCCGATGAAACGCCTTCAAAACTCCATTTTCCCGAGCCTCCGCGCACATCAAACCATTTGTTCTACATCCAACGGAGCAACAACACCAATACCGTCATGTACGAAGCGAATGTCGGTTCTGACAAAAAATTAGACCATGAAAGCCCAATGAACGTATATTGGATACGGTACGCCGAACGCGGGCAGCGCGAAGACCTCTCGACGCTTCAATGGCGGTTGGCGTATGGCTACAAACACCATTCAACTCCTAGTGCTAACACCTACGAAATTTCCTTGAATGCGTTAAAAAAACGTCAAATTTGGGTGACGTACCAAGAGAATAAACCCGTGGCTATGACCCACATCAATGGCCGTAAAGTGCTGTTACAGAAAGTGTTTGTGCAGTTAGCTAACAATGCGTTTATTCCAAAAGTAAAGTACGTAGAGCTTTTTGGGGTCGAAAACGACAACCGTACCAAAGCGTATGAACGTATTGATATTTAGTGATTTCTTGTTTGATATTCCTCATTTTTAATTTGACATTCTAATGCTTTTTTTATTGCAGTTTGAACAAGACGTGCAGCCGCTATTGCTGTATGCTGCCCCCGTTATTTTTATTTTTGTAGCCCTCGAATACTGGTTCTTACGCCACGACCCGCACCATCATTACGACGCTGACGATTTGAAAGCGTCGGTCGGAATTGGGGTGGGTGCTTTGGTCATCAATGGATTATTGAAAGCGCTTACGGTCGGTTTGATTTTGTTTTGTTATGAACTTGTGCCGTGGCGCATCCCGAATACGTGGTGGGCGTGGGTGTTGGCGTATTTGGGCATTGATTTCTGTAACTATTTTGCCCATTACATTGCGCACAAACAACGGATTTGGTGGGCGACCCACGTAACGCACCATTCGTCGGAACACCTAAATTTGTCCACTTCGTTTCGAAATTCGTGGACGCAGCACATAAAAATCATTTTTTTTCTGCCCGTTTGGCTATCAGGCATCCACCCCGTAATTACGTTTATGTGTTACCAAATCAACTTGCTGTATCAGTTCTGGATTCATACGGAGGTCATTACCAAATTGCCTCGCTGGTTTGAGTATATTTTTGTCACGCCGTCGCACCATCGGGTGCACCACGGTAAAAATGATGCCTACCTCGACAAAAATTTTGGGACAACATTTATTATTTGGGATCGATTGTTTGGCACGTTTCAAGAAGAAACCGAACGGCCTATTTATGGATTAACGAAACCCGTTACTTCCAATAATGTCGTTTATCTCAATTTTCACGAGTGGCGAGACATTATTAGGGATGTTCGGAAGGCCAAAAGCTGGCGAGAAGTAACGGGTATTTTGTTTGGGCCGCCCTAATATTTTGGTATATAAAAGCAATTTAAAGCCTCAAATCGTCTTTCTTTGTAAATTCATTGGTGCGTTTTTCAACCAAAATTTCAAAAAAGATGGATTTATTAAAAACTCAAATAGGGCGTTTGCGGGTCATTGGTTTTATAGAGGGCGTTTCGTTTTTGCTTATCTTGTTCATAACCATGCCATTAAAGTATTATGCCGAGATGCCAGGCCCCAATAAAGTGATTGGCATGGTACACGGATTGCTGTTTGTGCTGTACGTATTGGCGGTAGTACAGAGTAAAATTGAGTACAACTGGCCCCTAAAAAAAACGGCTTTGGCCTTGCTTGCCTCTATTGTTCCTTTTGGTACTTTTTGGGCCGACGCGAAATTGTTTCGTCAGGTATAATATTTATGATAACAAAAGCCCCCGTTCACCTAAGAACGGGGGCTTTGATATGTCTTTCGGTTGTGAGCAACCGAAAGCACCTAGCTTACAAACCAAAAGCAGCTTTTACGGCGTCAACGTAGTCGAGTTTTTCCCAAGTGAAAAGTTCTACTTCTACTTCGGCCACTTGACCAGCGTTTTTGAATACTTTCGTTACTACTTGCGACTCGCGACCCATGTGGCCATAAGCGGCTGTTTCTGAGTAAATTGGATTGCGTAGTTTGAGGCGTTGCTCAATCGCATAAGGGCGCATATCGAATACGCTTTCTACGATTTTAGCAATTTCTCCGTCGTTCAATTTTTTGCCATTTTCGCCTTTTACTTTCGATGTTCCGTACGTGTTGATATACAAACCGCAAGGTTTAGCTACCCCGATAGCGTATGAAATTTGAACCAATACTTCGTCGCAAACGCCTGCTGCTACCAAGTTTTTGGCAATATGACGCGTTGCATAAGCGGCCGAACGGTCCACTTTTGAAGGATCTTTACCAGAGAAAGCACCACCACCGTGGGCGCCTTTACCACCGTACGTATCAACGATGATTTTACGACCTGTCAAACCAGTGTCACCGTGAGGACCACCGATTACGAACTTACCCGTTGGGTTGATGTGGTACGTGATTTGGTCGTTGAACAATTTGCGCAATGAAGGCTTTAACTTGGCTTTCACGCGTGGAATTACGTAGGTAATGATGTCTTTGCGAATTTGTGCCAACATGGTTTCGTCATCGCCAAAGTCATCGTGCTGCGTTGACACTACGATGGTGTCAATGCGAATAGGCTTGTTGGTGTCAGAGTATTCGATGGTTACCTGCGACTTTGCATCAGGACGAAGGTACTTGATGCGCTTGTTTTCGCGACGGATAGCGGCAAGTTCTTCCAAAATTTTGTGCGACAAGTCTAACGCCAAAGGCATAAAGTTGTCGGTTTCGCGCGTAGCGTAGCCAAACATCATCCCTTGGTCACCTGCACCTTGGGCATTTGCCTTACTTTCAAAATCATCTGCTGCTTGACGGTCAACGCCTTGGTTGATGTCGGCTGATTGTTCGTGAATGGCTGAAAGAACACCACAAGAGTGTGCTTCAAACATGTACTCAGCTTTGGTATAGCCGATTTTGGCGATTACTTCACGTGCAATTTGCTGCACATCGAGGTATGTTTTGCTGTTTACCTCACCTGCCAGAACTACTTGGCCAGTGGTAACGAGCGTTTCACAGGCTACTTTTGACGTAGGGTCAAACGCCATGAAGTGGT contains:
- a CDS encoding sterol desaturase family protein, with translation MLFLLQFEQDVQPLLLYAAPVIFIFVALEYWFLRHDPHHHYDADDLKASVGIGVGALVINGLLKALTVGLILFCYELVPWRIPNTWWAWVLAYLGIDFCNYFAHYIAHKQRIWWATHVTHHSSEHLNLSTSFRNSWTQHIKIIFFLPVWLSGIHPVITFMCYQINLLYQFWIHTEVITKLPRWFEYIFVTPSHHRVHHGKNDAYLDKNFGTTFIIWDRLFGTFQEETERPIYGLTKPVTSNNVVYLNFHEWRDIIRDVRKAKSWREVTGILFGPP
- a CDS encoding DUF4833 domain-containing protein gives rise to the protein MKFLSMLLVTGALGTFCADETPSKLHFPEPPRTSNHLFYIQRSNNTNTVMYEANVGSDKKLDHESPMNVYWIRYAERGQREDLSTLQWRLAYGYKHHSTPSANTYEISLNALKKRQIWVTYQENKPVAMTHINGRKVLLQKVFVQLANNAFIPKVKYVELFGVENDNRTKAYERIDI
- a CDS encoding HlyD family secretion protein, with the translated sequence MLNISKQRVNVPAIENEVNSLHTLHSPKTARIVYRWILGIVIVLVLVMFLPWQQNINGKGYVTALTPKDRPQNIQNAVAGQIQHWHVREGDYVKKGDTLLTISEIKDDYFDPQVLVRTQEQIQAKQEAINAYNAKIQATDNQISALRQGLQLSLEKTRNKLLQSGLKVRSDSADLVAITRGFDITKERLERGEAMYKDGTISLVDLESRRVKFQEDQAKVVSQSQKLAISRNELINARIELSSVQAEYQKDIAKSFSDRSSALSSLADGESELSKLKNKYENIRIRREQYVVHAPQDGYIVKTLKAGIGETIKEGESIVTLQPDKPDLAVELYIKAMDLSLIQPGRHVRLEFDGWPALQFSGWPGTSVGTFGGTVAIVDRVNSKNGEYRLLIKSDHEGNENDKWPDQLRIGSGVNGFVMLKDVPIWWEVWRQLNGFPPDYLSDILPMEEKEKK
- a CDS encoding MFS transporter, producing MPPFRIISFALLLVTLAVNISMPLFRVYAAEAGLSNGQTALVLAAYITGMLPCYVFLGGISDRIGRKPVLIVSVFCSFLATLVITLFPNVTALVFARMLQGIALALSMGTGTAYLTEVLYPDKNAPTKAANLASLSTAIGFSGGALATTLYLLVDFQLVPPTYYLLLGTTFIGLILLITLPNPKPIGGNILRLPYFPKGSFPVNMAIAICWAATGTVIAIIPTQLAKFNLTPYAGFCLVLINWTGAFLQPFIRKNDPKQSVRIGYVLVPLGFGLVVLGSHLGQLWVILSGTTLIGLAAYGFSYVGGLALIANYGGVQRARAVSGYMFMGYIGFGIPAIFLGYLSDHVGIVNALLVFEVVISALTVYLLRIFR
- the metK gene encoding methionine adenosyltransferase, which produces MPYLFTSESVSEGHPDKVADQISDALIDHFMAFDPTSKVACETLVTTGQVVLAGEVNSKTYLDVQQIAREVIAKIGYTKAEYMFEAHSCGVLSAIHEQSADINQGVDRQAADDFESKANAQGAGDQGMMFGYATRETDNFMPLALDLSHKILEELAAIRRENKRIKYLRPDAKSQVTIEYSDTNKPIRIDTIVVSTQHDDFGDDETMLAQIRKDIITYVIPRVKAKLKPSLRKLFNDQITYHINPTGKFVIGGPHGDTGLTGRKIIVDTYGGKGAHGGGAFSGKDPSKVDRSAAYATRHIAKNLVAAGVCDEVLVQISYAIGVAKPCGLYINTYGTSKVKGENGKKLNDGEIAKIVESVFDMRPYAIEQRLKLRNPIYSETAAYGHMGRESQVVTKVFKNAGQVAEVEVELFTWEKLDYVDAVKAAFGL
- a CDS encoding peptidase domain-containing ABC transporter; protein product: MNSQYIRQIVEQLAISTGQPVVTHRTTYDQVEQTSSYSGTDIHRFIEDLHRSARHNNLTLVVNCLPKNQFVPFIESATHPVLYFEKHNLGLTPVIVGKDFQGANVQWSPIIENRPHHSSSEVLSPLVFENQSDSTKNGQVLYITAFPMQPLVSDDSTLSQTENEILSPVQRLMRLLRNERKDIGYIYFYAVVVGLISLVLPLGVQAIFSLVSSGSVFSSVYVLMGLVVLGLIGSGIMQIIQVALVETLQMRIFAKAAFEFTYRVPRLKYEALRQDNPTELMNRFFDVLTIQKSLPKFLIELTAALLQIIFGLLLLSFYHPFFIAFSLFVILIFLAIIRINGRKGMETSIKESKYKYRVVAWLEGMASTLFSFKTAGSTHLPIQRMDGLVTNYLTYRNKHFKILKGFYYYSLAFKVLVIGGLLILGTYLLVNRQISLGQFVASEIVIVLLTAAVEKLLLSIDVVFDLLTAVDKLGYVSDLTLEKEGGFRFSATQFPKGLELKTRNLSYTYPDASHPAIKGISMDVQPGERVCLTGQNGSGKHTLLKLLSGVLTEYEGSLIYNGISMHDLDITTLRNYLSMNFPNQEIFDGTILENLTMGRAGITLERVKDALDKLHLTEEIAQLPDGLATSIISGGRHFSLSFVTKIALARCLLTQPKLLLYTDALRQIERSERIRIIEFLTDPSHEWTLVVLSNDPAFMGACDRVVVLEEGQILAEGPYKTVLKHVATLEN
- a CDS encoding DUF3817 domain-containing protein, producing the protein MDLLKTQIGRLRVIGFIEGVSFLLILFITMPLKYYAEMPGPNKVIGMVHGLLFVLYVLAVVQSKIEYNWPLKKTALALLASIVPFGTFWADAKLFRQV
- a CDS encoding DsbA family oxidoreductase; this encodes MKPHIKIDIVSDVVCPWCYIGKRRLEKAVDQLKDDYTFEISYLPFQLSPDTPLEGENMKERLSAKFGGEERFYELTNQVSNVAAGEGLEFDLLNQSISPNTHGLHRLVWFAQQKGKQLALVEAFFKAYFEDRVNLANVENVVAVAQSVGLDAEEVRQFIASDKGAEEVDQLLYQNRLMGVSGVPYYIINDKYAVSGAQPTDLFLQALPDIAVKAPIQAPTQGEACDLETGVC
- a CDS encoding S8 family serine peptidase → MIDNQKGKWIFVAVFTWLFMWGGMGQAQTAKYLVLLKDKTGTPFTTDKPTAYLSQRSVDRRSRQGIALTSRDLPVNPSYVSQIRQTGAKVWYTSRWLNAVLVEATSAQLTAIRALSSVKEIEFNRALRTARLSAEKQTNATQQKFGMDAFNYGASLSQIQMLGVDAMHDQGYNGKGMLVAILDAGFLNSNTNPALSALFTEKRVVTTYDFVKNETSVYEDHSHGNNVFSIMASFKENSLIGPAYGASYALLRTEDDNSESRLEEANWLIAAEYADSLGVDVINTSLGYNQFDNEADDYTYADMNGKTTLITRAADWAAATGMIVVASAGNEGASAWKYISAPADADSVLAVGAVGSTKALASFSSIGPSADGRVKPDVCAQGALTVLSNQAGTVTAGNGTSYSAPLIAGLVTAFWQSQPQLTAMQVIDCIRRAGDRFASPTPQFGYGIPTFAAATEVARAKYLPMGVGGNKPTEAIVFPNPLENANALQIQWGAEFTGKKVEVALTDVAGRVWLQQSVMANEPSSKLTLPMAMPQGTYVLKMNDNERVRVLKVIK